From Arcticibacter tournemirensis, one genomic window encodes:
- the tnpA gene encoding IS66 family insertion sequence element accessory protein TnpA: MEAVKAYTKEEREYHVQQWRDSGKSQKSYSWEAGIPVLSLHYWIYGKKKKARQKSGIPAFAPLQVKEDEAPHLEITLELPRGIRIILQGQVSAEYIKSLLG, encoded by the coding sequence ATGGAAGCAGTCAAAGCCTACACGAAAGAAGAACGGGAGTATCATGTACAGCAATGGCGGGACAGCGGCAAGAGCCAGAAGTCCTACAGCTGGGAAGCAGGCATTCCAGTGTTATCCCTTCATTATTGGATCTACGGAAAGAAAAAGAAAGCAAGACAAAAAAGCGGGATACCAGCCTTTGCCCCCCTGCAAGTGAAAGAAGATGAGGCCCCCCATCTGGAGATCACCCTTGAACTGCCGCGGGGTATACGGATTATCCTTCAGGGCCAGGTGAGTGCAGAATACATCAAAAGTTTGCTTGGATGA
- the tnpB gene encoding IS66 family insertion sequence element accessory protein TnpB (TnpB, as the term is used for proteins encoded by IS66 family insertion elements, is considered an accessory protein, since TnpC, encoded by a neighboring gene, is a DDE family transposase.): MSLLSLPAHLSYYLYTGHADMRRTFEGLCGLVRNEMEADPLNHQVYIFINRRGTQVKLLLWEGDGFSIYHKRLEAGTFERPGHSGDDQRAIISRTQLQLILQGVKLQSVSYRKRYQRRGIP; encoded by the coding sequence ATGAGCCTGCTATCGCTGCCCGCCCACCTTTCTTATTATCTGTATACCGGCCATGCTGACATGAGACGTACCTTTGAAGGCCTGTGCGGGCTGGTGCGTAATGAAATGGAAGCAGACCCGCTGAACCATCAGGTGTATATCTTTATTAACCGGCGGGGTACCCAGGTCAAACTATTATTATGGGAAGGCGACGGTTTCAGTATTTACCACAAACGTCTGGAAGCAGGCACCTTTGAAAGACCGGGCCATAGTGGGGACGACCAACGGGCCATCATTAGCAGAACCCAGTTGCAACTGATCCTTCAGGGGGTAAAGCTGCAGAGCGTCAGTTATCGTAAGCGGTATCAGCGGCGGGGAATCCCTTAA
- the tnpC gene encoding IS66 family transposase, producing the protein MQVIIPLFETLTREEYQSLVQRLLTRIEELEDRHYKDRRTLAEYAQLIWGKKSEKHIRALAEADLNTVQGEIPFADQPEIETSREKDAEETASAEVVPASEPQHRYQRRLKPCGRKKLSANLPREYVEILPENYHQEMVRIDAEITEELDYRPGSFFVRVISRPRFTDPRTKGVAIAPMPQRPVHKGIAGAGLLAWVLVSRFCDHLPYYRQVKMLNRYGEDIVNTSTMGRWVKESINLLAIIYSRMKEQVLQSDYLMADETTIKVLDTHKESGKHQGYIWGYLAPLVKLVVMDYAEGRAADYPEQFIGDYSGTFQTDAYGGYDKLLKDRKDMVHAGCWVHTRRNFFKALSGDKKRATEALEMIGALYALESSARDKGANEQEFLRMRQEFSLPILAELKEWAEKQLMELNHRAAIAEACRYMLKRWDKLMHYTTDGRMLPDTNLLEGRFRCIGLGRKNWLFAGNHQSAERSAIIYSITESCILNSIDPFSYLKDVLARLPYLVFAPKERLDELLPNNWKPKAQRIYTPVQGQDMMMAG; encoded by the coding sequence ATGCAGGTCATCATTCCTCTGTTTGAAACCCTTACCCGGGAAGAATATCAGTCGCTGGTACAGCGGCTGCTTACCCGAATTGAGGAGTTGGAAGACCGTCATTATAAGGACCGCAGAACGCTGGCAGAATACGCGCAGCTCATCTGGGGTAAAAAAAGCGAGAAACACATCCGGGCGCTTGCTGAGGCTGACTTGAATACCGTCCAGGGGGAAATCCCTTTCGCAGACCAGCCGGAAATAGAGACCAGCAGGGAGAAGGATGCAGAAGAAACAGCGTCTGCAGAGGTTGTGCCTGCCAGTGAACCGCAGCATCGGTATCAGCGCCGCCTGAAACCTTGCGGGCGCAAAAAACTGAGCGCAAACCTTCCCCGCGAATATGTGGAAATCCTTCCGGAGAATTACCATCAGGAGATGGTGCGTATCGATGCTGAAATTACCGAAGAACTGGACTACCGTCCGGGCAGCTTCTTTGTGCGGGTCATCTCAAGGCCCCGTTTTACCGATCCCCGCACCAAAGGAGTGGCTATCGCCCCCATGCCACAGCGCCCGGTACATAAAGGTATCGCAGGGGCAGGGCTGCTGGCCTGGGTACTGGTATCCCGTTTTTGTGATCACCTTCCGTACTACCGCCAGGTGAAAATGCTCAACCGCTACGGGGAGGATATTGTAAACACCTCTACCATGGGACGCTGGGTAAAGGAATCGATCAACCTTCTGGCCATCATCTACAGCCGGATGAAAGAACAGGTTCTTCAAAGTGATTATCTGATGGCCGATGAAACCACCATCAAAGTACTGGATACCCATAAAGAGTCAGGCAAGCACCAGGGCTATATCTGGGGCTATCTGGCACCGCTGGTAAAATTGGTGGTCATGGACTATGCCGAAGGGAGGGCTGCCGACTATCCAGAACAGTTTATCGGCGACTATAGCGGTACCTTTCAGACAGACGCTTATGGTGGCTATGATAAATTATTGAAAGACAGAAAAGATATGGTACACGCCGGATGTTGGGTCCATACAAGGCGCAATTTTTTTAAAGCCCTCTCCGGTGATAAGAAACGGGCCACAGAAGCATTGGAGATGATCGGGGCATTATATGCCCTAGAATCTTCAGCACGGGACAAGGGGGCAAATGAGCAGGAGTTTTTACGGATGCGCCAGGAGTTTTCCCTTCCCATACTGGCAGAACTGAAAGAATGGGCAGAAAAGCAACTAATGGAACTTAACCACAGGGCTGCCATAGCAGAAGCCTGCCGGTATATGCTTAAGAGATGGGATAAACTGATGCACTATACCACAGATGGAAGAATGCTTCCGGATACCAATCTCCTTGAAGGCCGTTTTCGCTGCATTGGATTAGGCCGTAAGAACTGGTTGTTCGCCGGCAACCATCAATCGGCCGAAAGAAGTGCCATCATCTATTCTATTACAGAATCCTGCATACTCAATAGCA